In Fusarium oxysporum f. sp. lycopersici 4287 chromosome 4, whole genome shotgun sequence, a genomic segment contains:
- a CDS encoding E3 ubiquitin-protein ligase synoviolin produces the protein MPKMRLGWYAGASTALAGGVVLSAFYQRANFYSAMVYLAQSNFCLLVLVNFSFLVYSSFVYGLTRMFFGPLRAVEVEQLTERAWFAITETCLAMTIFREEIGAWFLVMFAALVTGKVWGWIGDGRVEVLEQQPPANPRLFHLRLSVSLTLSFIYDIYILRYTINTVIQQARPNMMVMFLFEFAVLATSSWRTAARYALSLTEQNIQEAQKRKRLAERRQEVRQEREAIIRRREIAAAAGEEVSDEPLPNEDDIDEMDIEVPGWSAKGEFVLWLDLITDLVKLGIYIVFFFMLLAFYGLPIHIMRDLFMTARDFIKRLGALLRYRKAIQEMNRYPDATQEELEREDTCIICREEMRPWDPENNPGAMDRIRPKKLPCGHILHLGCLKSWLERQQVCPTCRSPVTLGETTPRAGQNRAAGLRIELGGRRPANQPAANPGDAPAQGQQNGGAQPEQRPAGPRIFNIGPLRVGFGANGQQVRELAQQFGVPPAAPNPQGLVPPTPGAGTPIVAGQAAPATPLPTGDNLQNVGNLISQADQLIQREMQSLQLAHQELQTIHLLQAELYRLRQRQQHPEQQPNIQTQAIPPTAVPLPQPLIPQQFPMTSQMSMPPGFPQFPGIPPRHPSPLMARHGAPFNAVPIPLAVLSSQKALSSLLAGLCFLYSVLMAAKPRRNLRRRLALRQLLQIILMYLSQRRL, from the exons ATGCCCAAGATGCGACTTGGCTGGTATGCTGGG GCCTCGACGGCTCTCGCGGGCGGCGTTGTCCTCTCGGCCTTCTATCAGAGGGCCAACTTTTACTCGGCAATGGTATATCTCGCTCAGAGCAACTTTTGTTTGTTG GTCTTGGTCAACTTTTCCTTCCTTGTCTACAGCAGCTTCGTTTACGGTCTTACACGGATGTTCTTTGGCCCTCTTCGCGCCGTCGAAGTCGAGCAACTAACCGAACGTGCCTGGTTTGCGATCACAGAGACATGTCTAGCAATGACCATATTCCGCGAAGAGATAGGAGCCTGGTTTCTGGTTATGTTTGCAGCTCTGGTGACAGGCAAGGTGTGGGGATGGATTGGTGATGGGAGAGTTGAGGTCCTTGAGCAACAACCGCCTGCGAACCCTCGCTTGTTCCATTTGCGACTCAGTGTGTCGCTCACGCTAAGCTTCATCTACGATATCTACATTCTCCGATACACGATCAATACCGTCATCCAACAAGCACGACCCAACATGATGGTCATGTTTCTTTTCGAGTTCGCAGTCTTGGCCACCAGTTCATGGCGGACGGCAGCCCGGTATGCGCTGTCGTTGACGGAGCAAAATATCCAGGAAGCGCAGAAACGTAAGCGTCTGGCCGAAAGGAGACAAGAGGTCAGACAAGAGCGTGAGGCTATCATCCGACGACGTGAAATAGCGGCTGCCGCTGGCGAAGAAGTTTCGGACGAGCCACTGCCCAACGAGGACGATATCGATGAAATGGACATTGAAGTACCAGGCTGGTCTGCAAAGGGAGAGTTTGTCCTCTGGCTGGACCTTATCACAG ACTTGGTTAAACTTGGTATCTACATCGTGTTCTTCTTCATGCTTCTGGCTTTCTATGGACTGCCCATTCATATTATGAGGGATCTCTTTATGACAGCCCGGGATTTCATTAAGCGCTTGGGTGCCTTATTGCGATATCGAAAAGCCATTCAAGAGATGAATCGTTATCCCGATGCAACTCAGGAAGAGCTTGAACGCGAGGACACCTGCATTATCTGCCGCGAGGAGATGCGGCCGTGGGATCCAGAGAACAACCCAGGCGCAATGGATAGAATCCGACCCAAGAAGTTACCTTGCGGACACATTTTGCATCTCGGCTGCCTCAAAAGCTGGCTCGAGCGACAGCAGGTTTGTCCTACTTGTCGAAGCCCTGTTACTCTAGGCGAGACAACTCCTCGTGCAGGTCAGAACCGGGCTGCTGGTCTTCGAATTGAGCTTGGAGGCAGGCGTCCTGCGAACCAACCAGCAGCAAACCCCGGAGATGCTCCCGCTCAGGGGCAACAGAACGGAGGAGCACAACCTGAACAGCGGCCAGCTGGTCCTCGTATCTTCAACATTGGCCCTCTTCGAGTGGGATTTGGTGCCAACGGACAACAAGTCAGAGAACTTGCGCAGCAATTTGGCGTGCCACCAGCTGCTCCCAACCCTCAAGGGCTGGTTCCCCCCACACCGGGCGCTGGTACCCCTATTGTTGCTGGTCAGGCTGCTCCTGCGACTCCTCTTCCTACTGGAGATAACTTGCAGAATGTTGGAAACTTGATCAGTCAAGCAGACCAGCTGATCCAACGTGAGATGCAGTCGTTGCAGCTTGCGCATCAAGAATTACAAAccatccatcttctccaggcAGAGTTATACCGTCTCAGACAGAGACAGCAACACCCAGAACAACAACCAAATATACAGACACAGGCTATACCTCCTACTGCGGTACCTCTCCCCCAACCTCTAATTCCCCAGCAATTCCCTATGACATCCCAGATGTCTATGCCTCCAGGCTTCCCCCAATTCCCAGGCATACCTCCGCGACATCCTAGCCCCCTTATGGCTCGCCATGGTGCTCCCTTCAACGCCGTACCTATCCCGCTGGCAGTGCTGAGCTCCCAGAAGGCGTTGTCATCCCTCCTGGCTGGTCTCTGCTTCCTCTACAGCGTCTTGATGGCGGCCAAGCCTCGACGCAACCTTCGCCGCAGGTTGGCCCTCAGGCAACTGTTGCAGATAATATTAATGTACCTCAGCCAACGTCGACTGTGA
- a CDS encoding E3 ubiquitin-protein ligase synoviolin yields the protein MFFGPLRAVEVEQLTERAWFAITETCLAMTIFREEIGAWFLVMFAALVTGKVWGWIGDGRVEVLEQQPPANPRLFHLRLSVSLTLSFIYDIYILRYTINTVIQQARPNMMVMFLFEFAVLATSSWRTAARYALSLTEQNIQEAQKRKRLAERRQEVRQEREAIIRRREIAAAAGEEVSDEPLPNEDDIDEMDIEVPGWSAKGEFVLWLDLITDLVKLGIYIVFFFMLLAFYGLPIHIMRDLFMTARDFIKRLGALLRYRKAIQEMNRYPDATQEELEREDTCIICREEMRPWDPENNPGAMDRIRPKKLPCGHILHLGCLKSWLERQQVCPTCRSPVTLGETTPRAGQNRAAGLRIELGGRRPANQPAANPGDAPAQGQQNGGAQPEQRPAGPRIFNIGPLRVGFGANGQQVRELAQQFGVPPAAPNPQGLVPPTPGAGTPIVAGQAAPATPLPTGDNLQNVGNLISQADQLIQREMQSLQLAHQELQTIHLLQAELYRLRQRQQHPEQQPNIQTQAIPPTAVPLPQPLIPQQFPMTSQMSMPPGFPQFPGIPPRHPSPLMARHGAPFNAVPIPLAVLSSQKALSSLLAGLCFLYSVLMAAKPRRNLRRRLALRQLLQIILMYLSQRRL from the exons ATGTTCTTTGGCCCTCTTCGCGCCGTCGAAGTCGAGCAACTAACCGAACGTGCCTGGTTTGCGATCACAGAGACATGTCTAGCAATGACCATATTCCGCGAAGAGATAGGAGCCTGGTTTCTGGTTATGTTTGCAGCTCTGGTGACAGGCAAGGTGTGGGGATGGATTGGTGATGGGAGAGTTGAGGTCCTTGAGCAACAACCGCCTGCGAACCCTCGCTTGTTCCATTTGCGACTCAGTGTGTCGCTCACGCTAAGCTTCATCTACGATATCTACATTCTCCGATACACGATCAATACCGTCATCCAACAAGCACGACCCAACATGATGGTCATGTTTCTTTTCGAGTTCGCAGTCTTGGCCACCAGTTCATGGCGGACGGCAGCCCGGTATGCGCTGTCGTTGACGGAGCAAAATATCCAGGAAGCGCAGAAACGTAAGCGTCTGGCCGAAAGGAGACAAGAGGTCAGACAAGAGCGTGAGGCTATCATCCGACGACGTGAAATAGCGGCTGCCGCTGGCGAAGAAGTTTCGGACGAGCCACTGCCCAACGAGGACGATATCGATGAAATGGACATTGAAGTACCAGGCTGGTCTGCAAAGGGAGAGTTTGTCCTCTGGCTGGACCTTATCACAG ACTTGGTTAAACTTGGTATCTACATCGTGTTCTTCTTCATGCTTCTGGCTTTCTATGGACTGCCCATTCATATTATGAGGGATCTCTTTATGACAGCCCGGGATTTCATTAAGCGCTTGGGTGCCTTATTGCGATATCGAAAAGCCATTCAAGAGATGAATCGTTATCCCGATGCAACTCAGGAAGAGCTTGAACGCGAGGACACCTGCATTATCTGCCGCGAGGAGATGCGGCCGTGGGATCCAGAGAACAACCCAGGCGCAATGGATAGAATCCGACCCAAGAAGTTACCTTGCGGACACATTTTGCATCTCGGCTGCCTCAAAAGCTGGCTCGAGCGACAGCAGGTTTGTCCTACTTGTCGAAGCCCTGTTACTCTAGGCGAGACAACTCCTCGTGCAGGTCAGAACCGGGCTGCTGGTCTTCGAATTGAGCTTGGAGGCAGGCGTCCTGCGAACCAACCAGCAGCAAACCCCGGAGATGCTCCCGCTCAGGGGCAACAGAACGGAGGAGCACAACCTGAACAGCGGCCAGCTGGTCCTCGTATCTTCAACATTGGCCCTCTTCGAGTGGGATTTGGTGCCAACGGACAACAAGTCAGAGAACTTGCGCAGCAATTTGGCGTGCCACCAGCTGCTCCCAACCCTCAAGGGCTGGTTCCCCCCACACCGGGCGCTGGTACCCCTATTGTTGCTGGTCAGGCTGCTCCTGCGACTCCTCTTCCTACTGGAGATAACTTGCAGAATGTTGGAAACTTGATCAGTCAAGCAGACCAGCTGATCCAACGTGAGATGCAGTCGTTGCAGCTTGCGCATCAAGAATTACAAAccatccatcttctccaggcAGAGTTATACCGTCTCAGACAGAGACAGCAACACCCAGAACAACAACCAAATATACAGACACAGGCTATACCTCCTACTGCGGTACCTCTCCCCCAACCTCTAATTCCCCAGCAATTCCCTATGACATCCCAGATGTCTATGCCTCCAGGCTTCCCCCAATTCCCAGGCATACCTCCGCGACATCCTAGCCCCCTTATGGCTCGCCATGGTGCTCCCTTCAACGCCGTACCTATCCCGCTGGCAGTGCTGAGCTCCCAGAAGGCGTTGTCATCCCTCCTGGCTGGTCTCTGCTTCCTCTACAGCGTCTTGATGGCGGCCAAGCCTCGACGCAACCTTCGCCGCAGGTTGGCCCTCAGGCAACTGTTGCAGATAATATTAATGTACCTCAGCCAACGTCGACTGTGA